The following coding sequences lie in one Sphingobium sp. KCTC 72723 genomic window:
- a CDS encoding YbaB/EbfC family nucleoid-associated protein: MKDLNEILGMATRVQEELQRAQDNLDKLEVEGAAGGGLVRVKASAKGRIIGVSIDETLLAPSEKQILEDLVTAAFNDARKKADEVSNAEMGKMTAGMSLPPGFKLPF, translated from the coding sequence ATGAAAGACCTGAATGAAATCCTGGGCATGGCGACCCGTGTTCAGGAAGAGTTGCAACGTGCGCAGGACAATCTGGACAAGCTGGAAGTCGAAGGCGCGGCGGGCGGCGGGCTGGTGCGAGTCAAGGCTTCGGCCAAGGGACGCATCATTGGCGTGTCGATCGACGAGACGCTGCTGGCGCCGTCGGAAAAGCAGATTTTGGAAGATCTGGTGACGGCCGCGTTCAACGATGCGCGCAAGAAGGCGGACGAGGTCAGCAATGCCGAAATGGGCAAGATGACCGCCGGCATGTCACTGCCCCCCGGTTTCAAGCTGCCTTTTTGA
- a CDS encoding MFS transporter, producing MAARPHNTHPALVLLALSVGAFAIGTTEFAAMSLLPFFARDLGVDTPTASHAISAYALGVVAGAPVIAAFGARLPRRTLLIGLMAMFAIGNILSAFSPSYGWMLLFRFLSGLPHGAYFGVAALVAASLVPIEKRTQAIARVMSGLTIATVIGVPVANWMGQTLGWRSGFFVVAALAIATVTLVALYAPRDAGDPHASPMRELTALGKPQVWLTLLTGAIGFGGLFAVYTFVASTMIEVTHVSESWVPLILAIFGVGMTLGNLAAAWAADRALNRTVIGVLLWSAAALALFPLMAGNIWTLGLNIFLVGIGGGLGTPLQARLMDVAGEAQTLAAALHHSAFNVANAIGPWLGGLAIAAGYGLTSTGWIGAALALGGLAIFLCSIALDRRIARRVPLAVPCE from the coding sequence ATGGCCGCTCGTCCGCACAACACGCATCCTGCCCTCGTCCTGCTCGCCCTTTCGGTCGGCGCGTTCGCGATCGGCACCACCGAATTTGCGGCCATGAGCCTGCTGCCCTTCTTCGCCCGCGACCTGGGTGTCGATACCCCCACCGCCAGTCACGCGATCAGCGCCTATGCGCTCGGCGTCGTCGCGGGCGCGCCGGTCATCGCCGCCTTCGGCGCGCGCCTGCCCCGCCGCACGCTGCTGATCGGCCTGATGGCGATGTTCGCCATCGGCAACATCCTGTCTGCTTTCTCGCCCAGCTATGGCTGGATGCTGCTGTTCCGGTTCCTCAGCGGCCTGCCCCACGGCGCTTATTTCGGCGTCGCCGCCCTTGTCGCGGCCAGCCTGGTGCCGATCGAAAAGCGCACCCAGGCCATTGCCCGCGTCATGTCGGGCCTGACCATCGCCACCGTCATTGGCGTGCCGGTCGCCAACTGGATGGGTCAGACGCTCGGCTGGCGCTCCGGCTTCTTCGTCGTCGCCGCGCTCGCCATCGCCACCGTCACGCTCGTCGCCCTCTATGCTCCGCGCGACGCGGGCGACCCGCACGCCAGCCCGATGCGCGAACTGACCGCCCTTGGCAAACCGCAGGTCTGGCTCACCCTGCTGACCGGCGCGATCGGCTTTGGCGGCCTGTTCGCGGTCTATACCTTCGTCGCTTCGACCATGATCGAAGTCACCCATGTCTCCGAAAGCTGGGTGCCGCTCATCCTCGCCATCTTCGGCGTCGGCATGACGCTGGGCAATCTCGCCGCCGCATGGGCCGCCGACCGCGCGCTTAACCGCACCGTCATCGGCGTGCTGCTGTGGAGCGCGGCGGCGCTCGCCCTCTTCCCCCTGATGGCCGGCAATATCTGGACGCTTGGCCTCAACATCTTCCTCGTCGGCATAGGCGGCGGCCTCGGCACGCCCTTGCAGGCCCGGCTGATGGACGTCGCGGGCGAAGCGCAAACCCTCGCCGCCGCGCTCCACCACAGCGCCTTCAACGTCGCCAACGCCATTGGCCCATGGCTGGGCGGGCTGGCGATCGCGGCGGGCTATGGCCTCACCTCCACTGGCTGGATCGGCGCAGCTTTGGCGCTGGGCGGCCTCGCCATCTTCCTCTGCTCGATCGCGCTGGACCGACGGATCGCCCGGCGCGTCCCGCTCGCCGTCCCCTGCGAATAA
- a CDS encoding YitT family protein, with translation MPSAPTPVPPHPAAPLAAPSPHNLAEDGYAIAIGCAFIAMGLLLLKAANLVTGGMAGIALLLSYLVPWSPATLFLLINIPFFLFAGRAMGLAFGLKTLFANVVIMGMGLMMPAALQLARISPLFAALFGGSIIGFGILAIARHGAGVGGLGVIALILQKQRGWNAGRTQMAGDALILLASFPLLSLDRFGMSILSAAAINAVLIVNHRPGRYIGY, from the coding sequence ATGCCTTCTGCCCCGACGCCGGTCCCCCCACACCCCGCCGCCCCCCTCGCCGCCCCCAGCCCGCATAATCTGGCGGAGGATGGCTATGCGATCGCCATCGGCTGCGCGTTCATCGCCATGGGGCTGTTGCTGCTGAAGGCGGCCAATCTGGTGACGGGCGGCATGGCGGGCATTGCGCTGCTGCTTTCCTATCTCGTCCCTTGGTCGCCCGCGACGCTGTTCCTGCTCATCAACATTCCCTTCTTCCTGTTTGCCGGACGCGCCATGGGGCTGGCGTTCGGCCTCAAGACGCTGTTCGCCAATGTCGTGATCATGGGCATGGGCCTGATGATGCCCGCCGCGCTGCAACTGGCCCGCATCAGCCCGTTATTCGCCGCCCTGTTCGGCGGCTCCATCATCGGTTTCGGCATCCTCGCCATCGCCCGCCATGGCGCGGGGGTCGGCGGGCTGGGCGTCATCGCCCTCATCCTGCAAAAGCAGCGCGGCTGGAATGCGGGCCGGACCCAGATGGCGGGCGACGCGCTCATCCTGCTCGCCTCCTTCCCTCTGCTCAGCCTCGACCGTTTCGGCATGTCGATCCTGTCCGCAGCCGCGATCAACGCCGTGCTGATCGTCAACCACCGGCCCGGCCGTTACATAGGCTACTGA
- a CDS encoding HU family DNA-binding protein, with the protein MNKQDLISTVADSSGLTKSDATKAVESVFDAITGALKKGDEVRLVGFGTFSVSQRKASTGRNPRTGETMTIKASSQPKFKAGKGLKDSVN; encoded by the coding sequence ATGAACAAGCAGGATCTAATCAGCACTGTCGCGGACAGCAGCGGCCTTACCAAAAGCGACGCGACCAAGGCAGTCGAAAGCGTGTTCGACGCGATCACCGGCGCGCTCAAGAAGGGCGACGAAGTGCGCCTGGTCGGTTTTGGCACTTTTTCCGTTTCGCAGCGCAAGGCTTCGACTGGCCGCAACCCGCGCACGGGCGAAACCATGACGATCAAGGCATCGTCGCAGCCCAAGTTCAAGGCCGGCAAGGGTCTGAAGGATTCGGTCAACTGA
- a CDS encoding L,D-transpeptidase family protein, with translation MAGLLKGLLKSAGPKLAIGVGLAGVGALASGWIDRPAARDAAPAPVAKPAPKPAAKITERRSDQPMALDPRALTVKRVLQIDGPFRHGDYVWNEDGAPATGPIIITVDLRAQTLSVFRAGYEIGAAVILYGATDKPSPLGAFPITQKDADHVSNLYDAPMPYMLRLTSDGVAIHGSDVKWGNATHGCIGVPVPFAQKLFGVTKLGDVVVITNGKRLDVSKAQVSA, from the coding sequence ATGGCGGGACTGCTCAAGGGGTTGCTGAAAAGCGCCGGACCCAAGCTGGCGATCGGCGTCGGGCTGGCGGGTGTCGGTGCGCTGGCGAGCGGCTGGATCGACCGCCCCGCCGCCCGCGACGCTGCGCCCGCGCCAGTAGCAAAACCCGCCCCTAAACCCGCCGCCAAAATCACCGAACGCCGCAGTGATCAGCCGATGGCGCTCGACCCCCGCGCCCTCACCGTCAAGCGCGTACTCCAGATCGACGGCCCGTTCCGCCACGGCGATTACGTCTGGAACGAGGATGGCGCACCCGCCACCGGCCCGATCATCATCACCGTCGATCTGCGCGCCCAAACGCTGTCGGTGTTCCGCGCCGGCTACGAAATCGGCGCCGCCGTCATCCTCTACGGCGCGACCGACAAGCCCAGCCCCTTAGGTGCCTTCCCGATCACCCAGAAGGACGCTGATCACGTCTCCAACCTCTATGACGCGCCCATGCCCTATATGCTGCGCCTGACCAGCGACGGCGTGGCCATCCATGGCAGCGACGTCAAATGGGGCAACGCCACCCATGGCTGCATCGGCGTGCCAGTCCCCTTCGCGCAAAAACTCTTCGGCGTCACGAAACTCGGCGACGTCGTCGTCATCACCAACGGCAAGCGCCTCGACGTCAGCAAGGCGCAAGTGAGCGCATGA
- the lon gene encoding endopeptidase La: MTVQYPLLPLRDIVVFPQMIVPLFVGRDKSVAALEAAMENDKEIFLVSQLDPAEDDPGRDALYDTGVVAVVLQLLKLPDGTVRVLVEGKHRAQLQTMSENDTYLVADVEPVEDIAAEGPEASALMRSVAEQFENYAKLNKKLPAETPVQLREIEDAGRLADAVSANINVKVSDKQSLLVEADPVKRLEMVFAFMEGELGVLQVEKKIRGRVKRQMEKTQREYYLNEQLKAIQRELGNGEGEEGDELAELAEKIAKTKLSKEARAKATAELKKLKAMQPMSAEATVVRNYLDVLLGLPWGKKGKVKTDLKKAQDILDEDHFALEKVKDRIIEYLAVQARTNKLKGPILCLVGPPGVGKTSLGRSIAKATGREFVRQSLGGVRDEAEIRGHRRTYIGSLPGKVVSNLKKAGTMNPLFLLDEIDKLGQDFRGDPASALLEVLDPEQNSKFQDHYLEIDVDLSDVMFVTTANSLNLPQPLLDRMEIIRLEGYTEDEKVEIAQRHLVAKQVDAHGLKEGEFVVTEEAVRDLIRYYTREAGVRTLEREIARLARKALRKILEGVYATVVITPDNLADYAGVRKFRHGVGEDEHQIGAVTGLAWTEVGGELLTIEAVTVPGKGMIKTTGKLGDVMTESIQAAFSYVKARSPGYGIKPSIFNRKDIHIHLPEGAVPKDGPSAGIGMVTCIVSTLTGIPVHKDVAMTGEVTLRGRVLPIGGLKEKLLAALRGGIKTVLIPQENEKDLAEIPANIREGLEIIPVAHVDEVLARALVSLPEAIAWTEEDDLAAQPGQGAGRDGDAALRH; encoded by the coding sequence ATGACTGTGCAATACCCCCTGCTGCCGCTGCGTGACATTGTCGTTTTTCCGCAGATGATCGTCCCCCTCTTTGTGGGTCGCGACAAGAGCGTCGCCGCGCTGGAAGCGGCGATGGAAAATGACAAGGAAATCTTCCTGGTGTCGCAACTCGACCCGGCGGAGGATGATCCGGGTCGCGACGCGCTGTATGACACGGGCGTCGTGGCAGTGGTGCTGCAATTGCTCAAGCTGCCCGACGGCACGGTGCGCGTGCTGGTGGAAGGCAAGCATCGTGCGCAGTTGCAGACGATGTCGGAGAATGACACCTATCTGGTCGCCGATGTCGAGCCGGTCGAGGATATTGCCGCCGAAGGGCCGGAAGCGTCCGCGCTGATGCGCTCAGTGGCCGAGCAGTTTGAAAATTACGCCAAGCTCAACAAGAAGCTGCCCGCCGAAACGCCGGTGCAGTTGCGCGAGATCGAGGATGCCGGGCGGCTGGCCGATGCGGTGTCGGCCAATATCAACGTCAAGGTTTCCGACAAGCAATCGCTGCTGGTCGAGGCCGATCCGGTCAAGCGGCTGGAAATGGTGTTCGCCTTCATGGAAGGCGAACTGGGTGTGTTGCAGGTCGAGAAGAAGATCCGTGGTCGCGTGAAGCGGCAGATGGAAAAAACCCAGCGCGAATATTATCTCAACGAGCAGTTGAAGGCGATCCAGCGCGAGCTGGGCAATGGCGAGGGCGAGGAAGGCGACGAGCTGGCCGAGCTGGCCGAGAAGATCGCCAAGACCAAGCTGAGCAAGGAAGCCCGCGCGAAGGCGACGGCGGAGTTGAAGAAGCTGAAAGCCATGCAGCCGATGTCGGCCGAGGCGACGGTGGTGCGCAACTATCTGGACGTGCTGCTGGGATTGCCATGGGGCAAGAAGGGCAAGGTCAAGACCGACCTGAAAAAAGCGCAGGACATTCTGGACGAGGATCATTTCGCGCTGGAGAAGGTCAAGGACCGGATCATCGAATATCTGGCGGTGCAGGCGCGCACCAACAAGTTGAAGGGGCCGATCCTGTGCCTCGTCGGCCCGCCGGGCGTGGGCAAGACGTCGCTGGGTCGTTCCATCGCCAAGGCGACGGGGCGCGAATTCGTGCGCCAGTCGCTGGGCGGGGTGCGGGACGAGGCGGAAATTCGCGGACATCGGCGCACTTATATCGGGTCGCTGCCGGGCAAGGTCGTGTCGAATTTGAAGAAGGCGGGGACGATGAACCCGCTGTTCCTGCTGGACGAGATCGACAAGCTGGGCCAGGATTTCCGGGGTGATCCCGCGTCCGCGCTGCTCGAAGTGCTGGACCCCGAACAGAATAGCAAGTTTCAGGACCATTATCTGGAAATCGACGTCGACCTTTCAGACGTGATGTTTGTGACGACGGCTAACTCGTTGAATTTGCCGCAACCTTTGCTCGACCGGATGGAGATTATCCGGCTGGAAGGCTATACCGAGGATGAGAAGGTCGAGATTGCGCAGCGGCATCTGGTCGCCAAGCAGGTCGACGCGCATGGCCTGAAAGAAGGCGAGTTTGTGGTGACGGAAGAGGCCGTGCGCGACCTCATTCGTTATTACACGCGCGAAGCCGGTGTCCGCACGCTGGAGCGTGAGATTGCGCGGCTGGCGCGCAAGGCGCTGCGCAAGATATTGGAAGGCGTCTATGCCACGGTCGTCATCACGCCTGACAATCTGGCCGATTATGCGGGCGTGCGGAAATTCCGCCATGGCGTGGGCGAGGACGAGCATCAGATCGGCGCGGTGACGGGGCTGGCATGGACCGAAGTGGGCGGCGAATTGCTGACCATCGAGGCGGTGACGGTGCCGGGCAAGGGCATGATCAAGACGACCGGCAAGCTGGGCGACGTGATGACCGAGTCGATTCAGGCGGCTTTCTCTTATGTGAAGGCGCGCTCGCCCGGCTATGGCATCAAGCCGAGCATCTTCAACCGCAAGGACATCCATATCCATTTGCCCGAAGGGGCGGTGCCGAAAGATGGCCCGTCGGCGGGCATCGGCATGGTGACGTGCATCGTGTCCACGCTGACCGGGATTCCGGTGCATAAGGATGTGGCGATGACCGGCGAAGTCACGCTGCGCGGGCGGGTGCTGCCGATCGGCGGCCTTAAGGAAAAGCTGCTCGCGGCGTTGCGCGGCGGCATCAAGACGGTGTTGATCCCGCAGGAAAACGAGAAAGACCTAGCGGAAATTCCGGCCAATATTCGCGAGGGGCTGGAAATCATTCCGGTCGCCCATGTCGACGAAGTGCTGGCGCGGGCTTTGGTGTCCTTGCCCGAAGCGATTGCGTGGACCGAGGAAGACGATCTGGCCGCGCAGCCGGGCCAGGGTGCGGGCCGGGACGGGGATGCTGCGCTGCGGCATTGA
- a CDS encoding septal ring lytic transglycosylase RlpA family protein → MRMRSLAGALCCALLSACAGGDYRAVRDVPVKIGPPYMVRGTTYVPAADPGYDMLGYASWYGSESGNRTANGERFRVKGISGAHVSLPLPSYVEVTALDTGRTIFVRVNDRGPFSGRGRVIDLSRGAAEQLGMRSQGHVAVRVRLVDPPEKDKAKLRKGKAAPERARVPERTLAKLRGQMRAAGL, encoded by the coding sequence ATGAGGATGCGATCCCTTGCTGGCGCGCTGTGCTGCGCGCTGTTGTCGGCCTGTGCCGGGGGCGATTATCGGGCGGTGCGCGATGTGCCGGTGAAGATCGGGCCGCCTTATATGGTGCGCGGGACGACCTATGTGCCGGCGGCCGATCCGGGTTACGACATGCTGGGCTATGCCAGTTGGTATGGGTCGGAATCGGGCAATCGCACCGCCAATGGCGAACGGTTTCGGGTGAAGGGGATCAGCGGCGCGCATGTCAGCCTGCCGCTGCCCAGCTATGTCGAGGTGACGGCGCTGGACACGGGACGGACGATCTTCGTGCGGGTCAATGATCGCGGGCCGTTTTCGGGCAGGGGCCGGGTGATCGACCTGTCGCGCGGGGCCGCCGAGCAGTTGGGGATGCGTAGCCAAGGCCATGTCGCGGTGCGGGTGCGGCTGGTCGATCCGCCGGAAAAGGACAAGGCGAAACTGCGCAAGGGCAAGGCCGCGCCGGAGCGGGCGCGGGTGCCGGAACGCACGCTGGCCAAACTGCGGGGCCAGATGCGGGCGGCGGGACTGTAA
- the hisI gene encoding phosphoribosyl-AMP cyclohydrolase produces MTDARDRGLTLNPKYDDHGLITAVVTDVASGDVLMVAHMNREALDLTVQTGLAHFWSRSRKALWKKGETSGHMLEVRDIRIDCDQDAVWVKAVPAGPTCHTGARSCFFRRVGADGLSAVEPDAAA; encoded by the coding sequence ATGACCGATGCACGCGACCGGGGGCTGACCCTCAATCCCAAATATGACGACCATGGCCTGATTACGGCGGTGGTGACCGATGTGGCGAGCGGCGACGTGTTGATGGTGGCGCATATGAACCGCGAGGCGCTGGACCTGACGGTGCAGACGGGGCTGGCGCATTTCTGGTCGCGCAGCCGCAAGGCGTTGTGGAAGAAGGGCGAGACGTCCGGCCATATGCTGGAAGTGCGCGACATCCGCATCGATTGCGATCAGGACGCGGTGTGGGTGAAGGCGGTGCCAGCGGGGCCGACTTGCCATACCGGGGCGCGATCCTGCTTTTTTCGCCGGGTGGGCGCGGACGGGCTGAGCGCCGTTGAGCCGGATGCGGCAGCTTAG
- a CDS encoding DNA polymerase III subunit gamma/tau, whose amino-acid sequence MSDSPQPYRVLARKYRPRSFKELIGQDAMVQTLGNAIRRGRLAHAFLMTGVRGVGKTSTARLIAKALNCVGPDGQGGPTIDPCGICEPCVAIAEGRHIDVVEMDAASHTGVDDVREIIEAVRYAAVSARYKIYIIDEVHMLSKNAFNALLKTLEEPPAHVKFLFATTEVNKVPVTVLSRCQRFDLRRISAELLAAHFAHVVEAESVAAEPDALTLIAQAAEGSARDGLSILDQAIAHAEMGEGAPTVTADQVRDMLGLSDRGSVRRLLGLLLAGDSGALLGAVRDQYALGVEPLALMRGLMELVHAVTLVKAGRDIASPGQSAEEREALAEWASQLGFAPLHRLWQLVLKGHDEVAGAVLPIESCEMALLRVMHAATMPDPGEIARMLRDGVAAGGQAGAGAAPGGSSGPASNLPATIEAVIELLWERKKGQMADHLHDCVGLVSFAPPIVELRLTRPWAMGDFCRQLADELKAATGASWRISQSDGPAQPTILEQDQQRQASERAAILETPVVKAAMTAFPDADLDRVEQWSA is encoded by the coding sequence CTGGCGCGCAAATATCGACCGCGCAGTTTCAAGGAACTGATCGGGCAGGATGCGATGGTGCAGACGCTGGGCAATGCGATCCGCCGGGGGCGGCTGGCCCATGCCTTTTTGATGACCGGGGTGCGCGGGGTCGGCAAGACGTCGACCGCGCGGCTGATCGCCAAGGCGCTGAACTGCGTCGGGCCGGACGGGCAGGGCGGACCGACGATCGACCCGTGCGGGATATGCGAACCGTGCGTCGCGATTGCCGAGGGGCGGCATATCGACGTGGTGGAAATGGATGCGGCCAGCCATACCGGCGTGGACGATGTGCGCGAGATCATCGAGGCGGTGCGCTATGCCGCCGTGTCGGCGCGCTATAAAATCTACATCATCGACGAAGTGCATATGCTGTCCAAAAACGCTTTCAACGCGCTGTTGAAAACGCTGGAGGAGCCGCCTGCCCATGTGAAATTCCTGTTTGCCACGACCGAAGTGAACAAGGTGCCGGTGACGGTATTGTCGCGGTGCCAGCGGTTCGATTTGCGACGGATTTCGGCGGAATTGCTGGCGGCGCATTTCGCCCATGTGGTGGAAGCCGAGAGCGTTGCGGCGGAGCCGGATGCGCTGACTTTGATCGCGCAGGCAGCCGAAGGGTCGGCGCGCGATGGGCTGTCGATACTGGATCAGGCGATTGCGCACGCAGAGATGGGCGAGGGCGCGCCGACCGTTACGGCGGATCAGGTGCGCGACATGCTGGGCCTGTCCGATCGCGGATCGGTGCGGCGGTTGCTGGGGCTGTTGCTGGCGGGGGATAGCGGCGCGCTGCTGGGCGCGGTGCGCGACCAATATGCGCTGGGCGTCGAGCCGCTGGCGCTGATGCGCGGGCTGATGGAACTGGTCCATGCAGTGACGCTGGTGAAGGCCGGGCGCGACATTGCCAGCCCCGGCCAGTCGGCCGAGGAGCGCGAGGCGCTGGCGGAATGGGCTTCGCAGCTTGGCTTTGCGCCGTTGCATCGGCTGTGGCAGCTGGTGTTGAAGGGGCATGACGAGGTGGCGGGCGCGGTGCTGCCGATCGAAAGTTGCGAAATGGCGCTGTTGCGGGTGATGCACGCCGCGACCATGCCCGATCCGGGCGAGATTGCGCGGATGTTGCGGGATGGTGTTGCGGCAGGTGGTCAGGCAGGTGCGGGGGCAGCGCCGGGCGGATCGTCCGGCCCGGCTTCGAACCTGCCCGCAACCATCGAAGCGGTGATCGAATTGCTGTGGGAGCGCAAGAAGGGGCAGATGGCCGACCATCTGCATGATTGCGTGGGACTGGTCAGCTTTGCCCCGCCCATTGTCGAGTTGCGGTTGACGCGGCCATGGGCGATGGGTGATTTTTGTCGGCAGCTGGCCGATGAATTGAAGGCAGCGACCGGCGCAAGCTGGCGCATCAGCCAGAGCGACGGGCCGGCGCAGCCGACGATATTGGAACAGGATCAACAGCGGCAGGCCAGCGAGCGGGCCGCTATATTGGAAACCCCCGTGGTGAAGGCGGCCATGACCGCCTTTCCAGACGCCGACCTGGATCGCGTCGAACAATGGAGTGCATGA
- a CDS encoding aspartyl/asparaginyl beta-hydroxylase domain-containing protein — MTDGPREVILRDAAIAALRRGDAAVARATLNEMADPPAMLLAQACNRTGDLDGEAAALRRILNEAPRDLPALLAMGQNALRRGDERAASTWCRTALAQATLTGAPPPLAPMLQQAQSIVAQASARFEDHMAAAIRDLPALPRITQATDLLLGKSALFLQQPSMFYFPGLPQRAFYERTDFDWVAPIEAMTEAIVTELATVRADDPDFAPYVQTSQDRPAPNNPLRDDPSWGAYYFWQGGAPVADHAARCPAVMAALAHAPMPVIAGRSPMALWSLLRPGTHIQPHHGLLNTRLICHLPLLAPEGCALRVGAQTRPWQRGEMLIFDDSIEHEAWNKGTETRVVLLFEVWRPEIDPHEREALTRLFQAIDLFGPGGVDTGG; from the coding sequence ATGACCGATGGGCCAAGAGAAGTAATATTGCGCGACGCTGCCATCGCCGCCCTGCGGCGCGGCGACGCAGCGGTCGCCCGCGCCACCCTCAACGAAATGGCCGATCCGCCCGCGATGTTGCTGGCGCAGGCGTGCAACCGCACCGGCGACCTTGACGGTGAAGCCGCCGCCCTGCGCCGCATCCTCAACGAAGCCCCGCGCGATCTGCCCGCCCTGCTCGCCATGGGCCAGAACGCCCTGCGCCGGGGTGACGAGCGCGCCGCCTCCACCTGGTGCCGCACCGCGCTCGCACAGGCAACCCTCACCGGCGCTCCGCCCCCGCTTGCGCCGATGCTGCAACAGGCCCAATCCATCGTCGCACAGGCCAGCGCCCGGTTCGAAGATCATATGGCCGCCGCCATCCGCGACCTGCCCGCCCTCCCCCGCATTACCCAGGCCACGGACCTGCTGCTCGGCAAGAGCGCGCTGTTCCTCCAGCAACCCAGCATGTTCTACTTCCCCGGCCTGCCCCAGCGCGCTTTCTACGAACGGACCGATTTCGACTGGGTCGCCCCCATCGAAGCGATGACCGAAGCGATCGTCACCGAACTGGCCACCGTCCGCGCCGACGATCCCGACTTCGCCCCCTATGTCCAGACGTCGCAGGACCGCCCGGCCCCCAACAATCCCCTGCGCGACGACCCAAGTTGGGGCGCCTATTATTTCTGGCAGGGCGGCGCCCCGGTGGCCGATCATGCCGCCCGCTGTCCGGCGGTCATGGCCGCCCTCGCCCACGCGCCGATGCCCGTCATCGCTGGTCGCTCGCCCATGGCGCTCTGGTCGCTGCTGCGCCCCGGCACCCATATCCAGCCGCATCACGGCCTGCTCAACACGCGCCTCATCTGCCACCTCCCACTACTCGCACCGGAAGGCTGCGCCCTGCGCGTCGGCGCGCAAACGCGGCCGTGGCAGCGTGGCGAAATGCTGATCTTCGACGACAGCATCGAACATGAAGCCTGGAACAAAGGCACCGAAACCCGAGTCGTCCTCCTCTTTGAAGTCTGGCGCCCCGAAATAGACCCCCACGAACGCGAAGCCCTCACCCGCCTGTTCCAGGCCATCGACCTGTTCGGTCCCGGCGGGGTGGATACGGGGGGATAG